The Podarcis raffonei isolate rPodRaf1 chromosome 2, rPodRaf1.pri, whole genome shotgun sequence genome window below encodes:
- the PCBD2 gene encoding pterin-4-alpha-carbinolamine dehydratase 2 isoform X2 encodes MTRVALQAEKMNHHPEWFNVYNKVQITLISHDCGGLTKRDVKLAQFIDKAAASV; translated from the exons ATGACTCGTGTTGCTCTTCAGGCCGAGAAGATGAATCACCACCCTGAGTGGTTTAATGTATACAATAAG GTCCAGATAACTCTCATTTCCCATGACTGCGGTGGACTGACGAAGCGAGATGTCAAGCTGGCTCAGTTTATTGACAAAGCTGCTGCATCTGTCTAA